The Synchiropus splendidus isolate RoL2022-P1 chromosome 1, RoL_Sspl_1.0, whole genome shotgun sequence genome includes a window with the following:
- the brdt gene encoding bromodomain testis-specific protein has product MSNKKTCQKLCENPPPPDVINHKRPGRLTNQLQYLEKVVVKALWRHQFSWPFRQPVDAVQLCLPDYYTIIHNPMDLGTIQKRLQNRFYWSAQECIQDFNTMFTNCYMYNRPGDDIVFMAQTLEKIFLYKVAEMSKEELEVTFDSKDNTRSKKTNNDMVKKKPCVSEVVLQQTLTVISSNAPYTMSPICVTPQLDTAIKKDLKIDADQQSPPNPTSSHTNNEGRKQPTVPCTLVSRKGSTRPIKRPVRDLPDFENKRAKLSKQLTYCSDILKEMFSKRHFVYAWPFYNPVDAVALGLHDYHDIIKEPMDLSNIKKKMDQRKYMNAKEFAADVRLMFSNCYKYNPPSHEVVYMARKLQEVFEARFMKIPQESVATDVVPCQKIVMVKKGCKSSPSDSESSSGQQSSSEEVVQQLADLEEQLKAVSNQLKRLSQDPLLKPKKKKKLKKEKKRKEKDIARLKHKSLKCKSVQNLTRTSSILHGTGVHVPHLKCNLQGPSASMTFHEIKGLQSDVKKLTGEKLVKIFDIIRAREPGLEICDPEEVEIDFGTLKPSTLQALKKYVKASKKIKKVSINIRKNPEVKTENMKNSVKQQAQEQKMNKPLVKPVALPSLHVPCLSESGSSSSDDSSSESDSDVKAKSHSGQVPVKPTENSAALRKGMIQSNLLVHPPPAVQSSQPARTPSHSFDHNTTLPPDLSALLSPMTSPRNIMDATRFEGSLLSPLSDSPDQSQDIRLLNFSTSKHHLNNQAFFPHPNSGEGSDEQVPQSAKKDIVLKNAESWAKLVRESVTAATIKSSNQSFQLFRRAAMEKEEREKALKKKQLEDNRQVVATEDSVLNQADSHPPKREQSPGGLFSEATTDVSKDEEHKSPDETVHHIMRSPLEQEREVARKREQERRRREALCGFDMTMQQDIMATFELFLD; this is encoded by the exons ATGTCCAATAAAAAAACGTGTCAGAAACTATGTGAAAACCCCCCTCCACCAGATGTCATTAACCACAAGAGGCCAGGACGTTTGACCAATCAGCTTCAATATCTTGAGAAGGTGGTGGTCAAGGCTTTATGGAGGCATCAGTTTTCCTGGCCTTTCCGGCAGCCTGTTGATGCGGTGCAACTGTGTCTTCCA GATTACTATACGATTATCCATAATCCAATGGATCTTGGCACCATCCAGAAACGTCTCCAAAATAGGTTTTACTGGTCAGCGCAGGAGTGTATCCAAGACTTCAACACAATGTTTACCAACTGTTATATGTACAATCGT CCAGGAGATGACATAGTTTTCATGGCACAGACCTTGGAGAAGATATTTCTGTATAAAGTTGCAGAGATGTCAAAAGAAGAACTGGAAGTTACATTTGATTCAAAAGACAACACaagaagcaagaaaacaaacaatg ATATGGTGAAGAAGAAGCCCTGTGTGTCAGAGGTTGTTCTCCAGCAAACTCTCACCGTTATTTCTTCTAATGCACCTTATACCATGTCCCCTATCTGCGTGACACCACAGCTTGATACAGCA ATTAAAAAGGACCTCAAGATCGATGCAGACCAACAGTCACCCCCTAATCCTACCTCATCACACACTAACAATGAGGGGAGAAAGCAACCCACAGTACCTTGCACGTTGGTATCCCGAAAAGGCAGCACCAGACCCATCAAACGCCCTGTAAGAGACTTGCCTGACTTTGAAAACAAGAGGGCAAAACTTTCCAAACAGCTCACTTACTGCAGTGACATCCTGAAGGAGATGTTCTcaaaaagacattttgtttATGCATGGCCTttctataacccagttgatgcaGTTGCTTTGGGGTTGCATGACTATCATGACATTATTAAAGAGCCCATGGATCTCAGCAACATTAAG AAGAAAATGGACCAGCGGAAGTACATGAATGCCAAAGAGTTTGCTGCTGATGTCAGACTGATGTTCTCCAACTGCTACAAATATAATCCACCTTCTCATGAAGTTGTTTACATGGCCAGGAAACTGCAG GAAGTTTTTGAGGCTCGGTTCATGAAGATTCCACAAGAGTCAGTGGCTACCGATGTTGTACCATGTCAAAAAATTGTCATGGTGAAGAAAGGATGTAAAAGTTCTCCATCTGACAGTGAGAGCTCCTCTGGTCAGCAAAGTTCATCAGAAGAGGTTGTCCAACAGTTGGCCGACCTAGAGGAGCAG TTGAAAGCTGTCAGCAATCAGCTTAAAAGGCTCTCTCAAGACCCCTTGCTGaaaccaaagaagaagaaaaaattgaaaaaggaaaagaaacgaAAAGAAAAGGACATTGCTCGACTAAAGCACAagtcattaaaatgcaaatctGTTCAAAATCTGACTCGCACAAGCAGTATCCT GCATGGGACTGGGGTTCACGTACCACATCTGAAATGTAACCTTCAAGGTCCGTCAGCATCAATGACGTTTCATGAAATAAAGGGGCTACAATCAGATGTGAAAAAGCTGACTGGTGAAAAACTTGTCAAGATATTCGACATCATTCGTGCCAGGGAGCCCGGATTAGAAATCTGTGATCCAGAGGAGGTCGAGATCGACTTTGGAACTCTGAAGCCATCAACGCTGCAAGCATTAAAGAAGTATGTTAAAGCCTCGAAAAAAATCAAGAAAGTCAGCA taaaCATTCGGAAGAACCCAGaggtgaaaactgaaaatatgaaGAACTCTGTGAAACAGCAGgctcaagaacagaaaatgaacaAGCCATTAG TGAAACCAGTGGCTTTGCCTTCACTTCATGTGCCGTGCCTCAGTGAAAGTGGCAGCAGCTCATCAGACGATTCTTCTAGTGAGAGTGATTCAG ATGTGAAAGCAAAGTCACACAGTGGTCAAGTGCCTGTAAAG CCAACTGAGAATTCAGCAGCCTTGAGAAAAGGGATGATTCAAAGTAATTTATTGGTTCATCCACCTCCTGCTGTTCAGTCGTCACAACCAGCCAGAACTCCTTCACACAGCTTTGACCACAACACCACATTGCCTCCAG ATTTGTCTGCCCTGTTGTCTCCGATGACATCACCCAGAAATATAATGGATGCCACCAGATTTGAG GGTTCCCTGCTTTCTCCTCTGAGCGACAGTCCAGATCAGTCTCAAGACATCAGACTGTTGA atttcagtacctctaaacaccatcttaaTAATCAGGCTTTCTTCCCTCACCCCAACTCTGGGGAAGGATCTGATGAACAAGTCCCCCAGTCTGCCAAGAAG GACATCGTTTTGAAAAATGCTGAGTCTTGGGCTAAATTAGTGAGAGAGTCTGTCACCGCAGCAACAATTAAGTCCTCCAACCAGAGTTTCCAGCTATTTCGTCGGGCTGCCATGGAAAAAGAGGAGCGTGAAAAGGCCCTAAAAAAGAAACAGCTGGAGGACAACAGACAGGTTGTGGCCACAGAAGATAg TGTTCTCAACCAAGCGGATTCCCATCCTCCCAAACGTGAACAGAGTCCAGGGGGGCTGTTCTCAGAAGCCACCACAGATGTTTCTAAAGATGAGGAGCATAAATCTCCTGATGAGACTGTGCATCACATCATGCGGTCCCCACTGGAACAGGAGCGAGAGGTGGCACGAAAGAGAGAGCAAGAACGACGAAGACGAGAGGCT CTGTGTGGCTTTGACATGACGATGCAGCAGGACATCATGGCCACTTTTGAGCTTTTCCTGGactga